From the genome of Gemmatimonadaceae bacterium:
CGGCCCAGCCGATCGCCGCCGCCAGCGCGGCGCGGACCGCGACGCGCGGCATACCCGGATTCATCGCACCCCAGATCACCCCAACCACTGCCACCGCCCACCACCCGAAGGCATACGTGCCCAGCGCGAACGCCGCGGCTACGAGCGCCAGTCTCACCAATCCGCGTATCATCGCGGCCTCCCCGGCGTGAGAGTGAGCGTGGCGGTGGTGCGGTTGGCACCCAGGCTTGCCGCGTCCTTGGGCACCAGAGCAGGACTCAATCGGCCTGCCAACCACTGGGGAATGCGATTGTCGTATAGCGGGCTTGCCGGGTTCCCGCTCTGGCCGCCGGGATACGTGTCCCACGCCTTCACCTCGGGACCCAGGTCGACCACCATCCGCCAGCTCGGCCCATACCCCCCGTTTCCCGGCGCCGGATTGAGCGTGCCACGTCCCCCGTCCATGATCAGTCCGCTCACCGAGAACGGCTTGATGCGGAGCACATGGTTGATGCTCACCTTGGCCGTGCTGTCCCACCGCCAGCGCGCGCTGCCCGGCGGGCCGAGCCGGGTCACCAACGTGTCGTACGCCGCGCCGAGCGCGCGCACGAGCACCATGTCACGGGTCTCGGTGACCTGAGGGGTGGTCTTCTGATCCCACCAGAGGCTGTACGGCTGCTGCAGCAGTTCGAACATGATGTCGTCGCTCGGCGTCGCTACGCGGCGCCCCGTGGAATCGTCGAGTTCGTCCCACGTGTAGTCGCGCAGGTTCCGCATAGCCTGCTCGAACAGCACGGCCCCGTCGTTGTCGCGGGTGTAGCGACCGTCCCATTTCTTGAGGACCATCGCGGCCGCTACGATCGACGGCCGGGGTACCGCGCCAGCCACCGCACGGAGGAAGAACGGCAGGAACAGCTGAACGCGCACGCTGAGTGGACTCATCTGGAAACGCCGCATGTCGTCCACCGTCACGCTCGAGTCCGCCCGCAGGAGCTGGTCGATGTCCAGCGCCCGCCACGGGTCCCACGCCCGATCGTCGCCGAGGTACGCGAACGCCTGCTTGGGATCCTCGGGCTGCTGGTTGGCCGAGGCCAAAAAGCCCTGCTTGGGATTGAACGCCTGGGGGTACTTGTCCACGGGCCAGTAGCCCGTCCAGTCGCTGGCGCTCGTCGAGCCGTCGAAGATGTCCAGTCCCGTGTGACCCTTGGGGCGGATCGGGAAATGCCCCGTGGAACGGATGGCGATCGTGCCCTGGCGGTCGGCGGCGAGCACGTTCTGCGCCGGCACGAAGAACCCCAACGCCATGTCGTCCAGCAACTCTTTGGCCGACGTGGCGTGCGCCGCAGCATAGAACGCGCTGATCTCGTGCGACGGCTCCAGCAGCGTCCACCGCATGGACACCCACGCGCCGAACCGATGCATCAACGGACCGCGGCTCGTGTACCGCACGGTATCGGTGGCCAGCGTCTCGCCGTGCTTGCCGCGGTATACCTCGACGCGCTCCTCGAGCGGCTTCCATACGCCGTCCACCTCATACTTCGTGGGGTGAAGGGAGTCGTCCACCGTCTCGCGGTAGAAGTCGAGCACGTCGGCGCCCGTATTCGTGAACCCCCACGCCACGTCGCGATTGAACCCCAGCACGATGCCTGGGGCCCCGGGAATGGTCACGCCGTACACGTCGAGCTTGCCCGGTACGACCAGCTGAGTCTCGTACCAGATGCTCGGCAGCGTGAGGTCGAGGTGGGGGTCGTTGGCCAGCAGCGCGTGCCCGTCGGCACTGCGCGACGGAGCCACCGCCCAGTTGTTGCTCGCGAAGTGGCGCTGATCGGCGTCCGGCGTGGCCCCGGGCGGCTCGAGACTGCGCATCAATGCGGCCACGCGTGCCACCGCCGTGTCCGGACGCCCCGGCACCGGGATCTGTGCGAACTCGAACTCAGGTCCGCGCGCGCCGGTGGGCTGGAGCGGCTCCTGGATGGGCGAGTTGACGGGGAACAGGGCGGCGGCCGCGGCGTCGCCGACCTTGGCCGCCGCCGCGAGCCGTGCCGCCTCGTCAGGGATGTACGACAACGTCCATCCCATGCGGTTGAACAGGTGGATCGAATTGATCGGCTTCCAACGGTCGGGGCGAACGCCCAACAGCCGGTATTCCACCGGTACCTGCGAAGGCCGCATGCCGTCGATGTAGGCGTTCACGCCATCCGAGAACGCTTCCATGACGTGCCACGCCATCGACGTCGTGTCGATTCCGGCGAGTTTCTGCTCGGCGGCGCGGGGCATCCCGAGGTCTCGCGTCTCGCGGTCGAGTGACAGGGCCGCGGCGCCCACCCATTCCGTGAGGCGCCCCGACGCGGCGTGGGTCTGCAGGTCGAGTTGGAACAGTCGGTCGCGCGCCACGACGTAGCCCAGAGCGC
Proteins encoded in this window:
- a CDS encoding penicillin acylase family protein, whose amino-acid sequence is MILRIVRALAGAVVFGGALWLGARGAGPVPPLGQLLDPVNGAWGAASHATLPRTAAATIPGLQGAVDVRYDDRGVPHIFATSEPDAYRALGYVVARDRLFQLDLQTHAASGRLTEWVGAAALSLDRETRDLGMPRAAEQKLAGIDTTSMAWHVMEAFSDGVNAYIDGMRPSQVPVEYRLLGVRPDRWKPINSIHLFNRMGWTLSYIPDEAARLAAAAKVGDAAAAALFPVNSPIQEPLQPTGARGPEFEFAQIPVPGRPDTAVARVAALMRSLEPPGATPDADQRHFASNNWAVAPSRSADGHALLANDPHLDLTLPSIWYETQLVVPGKLDVYGVTIPGAPGIVLGFNRDVAWGFTNTGADVLDFYRETVDDSLHPTKYEVDGVWKPLEERVEVYRGKHGETLATDTVRYTSRGPLMHRFGAWVSMRWTLLEPSHEISAFYAAAHATSAKELLDDMALGFFVPAQNVLAADRQGTIAIRSTGHFPIRPKGHTGLDIFDGSTSASDWTGYWPVDKYPQAFNPKQGFLASANQQPEDPKQAFAYLGDDRAWDPWRALDIDQLLRADSSVTVDDMRRFQMSPLSVRVQLFLPFFLRAVAGAVPRPSIVAAAMVLKKWDGRYTRDNDGAVLFEQAMRNLRDYTWDELDDSTGRRVATPSDDIMFELLQQPYSLWWDQKTTPQVTETRDMVLVRALGAAYDTLVTRLGPPGSARWRWDSTAKVSINHVLRIKPFSVSGLIMDGGRGTLNPAPGNGGYGPSWRMVVDLGPEVKAWDTYPGGQSGNPASPLYDNRIPQWLAGRLSPALVPKDAASLGANRTTATLTLTPGRPR